The following coding sequences lie in one Ferrimicrobium sp. genomic window:
- a CDS encoding cytochrome b N-terminal domain-containing protein, which translates to MNDHPIVGAIVNLNHPDHYIHWGFILISMANFIVIVILVVLFILAISIPFLKGKPIKRKAYQPVAAGDEVGASEGWTGRGRHLGLKYLPPDKLLPDGQPSYVSSWVYVFGVLTIGALIMAILSGMVLAIEGPTWWHLSDIGHFVNSLHLWSVELFMGFMTVHLWAKFWMAAWRGKRWLTWMTGVVAFLVSIVECFTGYLSQTNFDSQWIAFESKDAFNSGGIGAFFNAMNFGQALMLHIVLVPIILVLIIGVHVLMVRIRGVVPPIGAEPAHLGEAGFVAASATTQQASDASMEVEQ; encoded by the coding sequence ATGAACGATCATCCGATTGTTGGAGCGATTGTCAATCTCAATCATCCGGACCATTACATTCACTGGGGATTCATCTTGATCTCGATGGCGAACTTCATTGTCATCGTCATCTTGGTGGTGCTATTTATCCTTGCGATCAGCATTCCCTTTCTCAAGGGTAAGCCAATCAAGCGAAAAGCGTATCAGCCGGTTGCTGCTGGCGATGAAGTTGGGGCGTCCGAGGGTTGGACTGGCCGTGGTCGGCACCTCGGACTCAAGTACCTTCCGCCAGACAAGCTGTTGCCAGATGGCCAACCGTCGTACGTGTCGTCATGGGTCTATGTGTTCGGGGTTTTAACCATCGGTGCTCTGATCATGGCGATCTTGAGCGGGATGGTGCTAGCGATTGAAGGCCCGACCTGGTGGCACCTTAGCGATATCGGTCACTTCGTCAACTCGTTACACCTTTGGTCAGTTGAGCTGTTTATGGGCTTCATGACGGTCCATCTTTGGGCCAAGTTCTGGATGGCGGCCTGGCGCGGCAAGCGGTGGCTGACCTGGATGACTGGCGTGGTGGCTTTTCTGGTCTCCATTGTCGAGTGTTTCACCGGCTATCTTTCGCAGACGAACTTTGATTCGCAGTGGATCGCCTTCGAGTCCAAAGATGCCTTCAACTCAGGTGGTATCGGCGCCTTCTTCAACGCGATGAACTTCGGCCAAGCGCTGATGCTTCATATCGTGTTGGTCCCGATCATTCTGGTTCTCATCATTGGGGTTCATGTGTTGATGGTGCGGATTCGTGGTGTTGTCCCACCGATTGGTGCTGAGCCCGCGCACCTTGGTGAGGCCGGTTTTGTTGCAGCTTCGGCGACCACGCAACAGGCGAGTGACGCTTCGATGGAGGTAGAACAATGA
- a CDS encoding PPOX class F420-dependent oxidoreductase: MLDPALEQLAHGPNFAVLTTLTPQGQAQSSVMWVDCDHEHLLINTEVGRAKFHNITRQPNVTVLLWDRDNPYHYVEARGVVTATITGSTADQQLEQLAQKYTGQAFAGDIETERVILKITPQRTRVVD; encoded by the coding sequence ATGCTCGATCCAGCCCTTGAACAGCTCGCCCACGGACCAAACTTCGCAGTACTCACCACCCTAACTCCACAGGGCCAGGCCCAATCCTCGGTCATGTGGGTCGATTGCGATCACGAACATCTCCTCATCAACACTGAGGTAGGGAGAGCCAAATTCCACAACATTACGCGCCAGCCAAATGTAACGGTACTGCTGTGGGACCGCGACAACCCATACCATTATGTGGAAGCGAGAGGAGTCGTGACCGCTACGATCACTGGCTCCACCGCAGACCAACAGCTTGAACAGCTCGCACAAAAATACACCGGGCAAGCCTTTGCTGGCGACATCGAAACAGAGCGAGTCATTCTTAAGATCACGCCCCAGCGGACCCGGGTCGTCGATTGA
- a CDS encoding MFS transporter gives MSSSTRHDDRRRLRDLIVVGWSHAGQHAYIASLGIAIPYVLIAFHTTYATVGILLSIAAIVGSALQALSLVIRRTSARVLFTIQNIGSMIGAVIAAIAPGIYVFMAGRLIQSGAGWPQHPVGGAYLASRYPTKRGTTLSWHVTAGNLGTLLAPLVMPSIIVAYGWRAAFWALSILLATTIVVVALWLPSPWHRLQEPSDTTNQGPQDSFWHRLRSLMRQRPIFALLLAGTIAAGGQGIGIVGVYTPGYLHTSLHLSALGLTVILTLLYAGAVVGPILMGSIADRTNHKVVLIANYGLGAAALMLFVLIGRGLFGLALVGVAIGIFSYSELSLRQTVFADYLPLGMSRAAFGIFFTVSQSIGALWIAIIGITVTDGGFRAAFLLMAMTFVVAALVVLWGTRLQSANISDSNE, from the coding sequence ATGAGTTCCTCGACACGACACGACGATCGACGGCGTCTTCGAGACCTTATCGTTGTCGGATGGTCTCACGCCGGCCAGCATGCCTACATTGCGTCCCTCGGCATTGCAATCCCGTACGTCTTGATCGCCTTCCACACGACCTATGCCACTGTGGGTATTCTCCTCTCGATCGCCGCAATCGTCGGTAGCGCGCTACAGGCGCTCTCACTGGTCATACGACGGACCTCGGCCCGCGTGCTGTTCACTATCCAAAATATCGGGTCGATGATCGGGGCGGTAATCGCAGCGATCGCTCCCGGCATCTACGTCTTCATGGCAGGTCGGCTCATACAATCGGGCGCGGGCTGGCCACAACATCCCGTTGGTGGGGCCTATCTGGCCAGTCGCTATCCGACCAAACGCGGAACGACACTGAGCTGGCATGTCACCGCTGGCAACCTTGGTACGCTGCTAGCTCCTCTTGTCATGCCATCCATCATCGTTGCCTACGGCTGGCGTGCCGCCTTCTGGGCCCTCTCGATCCTTCTGGCCACCACCATTGTGGTCGTCGCGCTCTGGTTGCCATCTCCCTGGCACCGGTTGCAAGAGCCTAGCGATACCACGAATCAGGGACCCCAGGACAGCTTCTGGCACCGGCTACGATCCCTGATGCGTCAGCGCCCCATCTTCGCATTGCTGCTTGCCGGCACTATCGCCGCAGGGGGCCAGGGTATCGGGATCGTCGGCGTTTACACCCCTGGTTATCTTCACACCTCGTTACATCTGTCGGCCTTAGGCCTCACTGTTATCTTGACCCTGCTCTACGCAGGAGCTGTGGTCGGTCCCATCCTCATGGGTTCAATTGCCGATCGCACCAACCACAAGGTGGTGTTGATCGCCAACTATGGTCTTGGAGCAGCAGCACTGATGCTCTTTGTCCTGATCGGACGAGGTCTGTTTGGGCTTGCGCTCGTCGGGGTCGCGATCGGCATCTTCTCCTACTCTGAACTCTCGTTACGCCAGACAGTCTTCGCCGACTACCTACCGCTTGGCATGTCACGAGCCGCCTTTGGCATCTTCTTTACCGTCTCCCAATCGATAGGGGCGCTGTGGATCGCCATCATCGGAATTACCGTCACCGACGGCGGTTTTCGGGCCGCCTTCCTTTTGATGGCAATGACCTTTGTTGTGGCTGCCCTCGTTGTGCTTTGGGGGACTCGATTGCAATCTGCGAACATCTCCGATAGCAACGAATAA
- a CDS encoding XdhC family protein → MTFEELSPLQQAGPASDAAVMRLYEITGFGGGDRASDFMVAIGDHYVGAVLAPQLSQRLVAGDGSSRPRSVIGEIGDPEAVASGLACGGTVRVIVHPWSWVSDMVRYLVARRPFALVTHVDAELCPVSVTVVGPGDRVESQAVDAALALLARGRSGVSVVEFDDQRYHLQCFVPSSRLVVIGGGALAGALCEQGALLGFETVVLDKEGPIPILGPADGVVVLDHDHDRVTPILEDLLRNTEVDYVGSLGSRGTQAERRRRLADVGLEDELARIYGPAGLDIGSRTSAETAMAIIAEFVSVQRGRSAISLRSVDGPING, encoded by the coding sequence ATGACCTTTGAAGAGTTGAGTCCGCTCCAGCAGGCTGGGCCTGCTTCCGATGCCGCGGTGATGCGCCTCTATGAAATAACGGGTTTCGGTGGCGGTGATCGCGCGAGTGACTTCATGGTGGCGATAGGTGATCACTACGTCGGTGCCGTGCTGGCTCCACAGCTATCGCAGCGATTGGTCGCTGGCGATGGATCCTCTCGACCTCGGAGTGTGATTGGCGAGATTGGCGACCCTGAGGCCGTCGCAAGTGGACTCGCTTGTGGCGGGACGGTTCGCGTGATAGTACATCCATGGAGTTGGGTGAGCGACATGGTCCGATACCTCGTCGCTCGTCGCCCCTTCGCGCTGGTGACTCATGTCGATGCCGAACTCTGCCCGGTTTCGGTTACGGTCGTCGGTCCGGGTGATCGGGTAGAGAGTCAGGCGGTTGACGCTGCGCTCGCCCTCTTGGCGCGGGGGCGTAGCGGCGTGAGTGTCGTTGAATTTGACGACCAGCGCTATCATCTCCAATGCTTTGTGCCGAGCTCAAGACTGGTGGTGATCGGTGGGGGAGCCCTCGCCGGGGCGCTTTGCGAACAAGGGGCGTTGCTGGGTTTTGAGACAGTGGTGCTCGACAAAGAGGGTCCAATTCCGATCTTGGGACCAGCCGACGGCGTCGTTGTTCTCGACCATGATCACGATCGGGTGACCCCAATCCTTGAAGACCTGTTGCGCAACACCGAGGTGGACTACGTTGGATCCCTGGGATCGAGGGGCACACAGGCCGAACGACGACGACGACTCGCCGATGTTGGTCTCGAAGATGAGCTTGCGCGGATCTATGGACCCGCTGGGCTCGATATTGGTTCACGAACGAGTGCTGAGACCGCGATGGCGATCATCGCCGAGTTTGTCAGCGTGCAACGTGGGCGCTCTGCGATAAGCCTGCGCAGCGTAGACGGCCCAATCAACGGTTGA
- a CDS encoding aminotransferase class IV, translating to MAVVWIDGYLQDADTAGVPIVDHGLVCGDGAFETLVVVGGQPFALTRHLDRLARTADGMGLPLPPIASLREGVVELIDRNRLVTAKIRITYTAGNAGLGSGRPPSMQPRSVIASEEITLEPATTRLALAPWPRNERGVLAGLKTTSYAENVVALAWALERGANEVLFANTVGNLCEGSGSNLFVVRDGRVVTPPLSAGCLAGVTRDLVIEGIGAMEEDIPAAVLADASVAEVFVTSTLRMVQGVAEIDGRRFQGAPGPVTQKAQGYFAELMRDRIDP from the coding sequence ATGGCAGTTGTATGGATTGACGGATATCTTCAGGATGCCGACACCGCGGGGGTTCCCATTGTCGATCATGGTCTGGTGTGTGGCGATGGTGCATTTGAGACCCTGGTGGTTGTCGGCGGTCAGCCGTTTGCCCTGACGCGTCACCTCGATCGACTCGCTCGCACGGCAGATGGCATGGGCCTCCCCCTCCCCCCGATTGCTAGCCTCCGAGAGGGTGTCGTCGAGCTCATCGATCGTAATCGTTTGGTGACGGCTAAAATTCGGATCACCTACACCGCCGGCAACGCGGGCCTCGGCTCGGGTCGGCCGCCGTCCATGCAGCCGCGGTCGGTGATTGCGTCCGAGGAGATCACGCTGGAGCCAGCGACTACGAGGCTTGCCCTCGCTCCTTGGCCACGCAACGAGCGTGGAGTGCTCGCTGGACTGAAGACCACCTCGTATGCCGAGAACGTTGTCGCCTTGGCCTGGGCCCTCGAACGCGGGGCTAACGAGGTTCTGTTCGCCAATACCGTTGGCAATCTCTGTGAGGGCTCCGGTTCGAATCTTTTTGTGGTTCGCGATGGTCGCGTCGTGACACCACCGCTGAGTGCAGGTTGTTTGGCAGGCGTCACCCGTGATCTCGTGATCGAGGGAATTGGTGCCATGGAAGAGGATATCCCAGCCGCTGTGCTGGCGGATGCCTCTGTTGCAGAGGTCTTCGTGACCTCCACGTTGCGGATGGTGCAAGGTGTCGCCGAAATCGACGGTCGCCGTTTTCAAGGGGCTCCGGGACCGGTAACCCAGAAGGCGCAGGGATACTTCGCTGAGCTGATGCGCGATCGCATAGACCCATAG